From Myxococcales bacterium, the proteins below share one genomic window:
- a CDS encoding DUF192 domain-containing protein — MRRSVSRTLVVVSIAALTVACRRSPEELPPAPVETSVAPKVVAAPAPSPVDTTSPKVAEGPSVPGCPKDPDPPSVPTLRPIEIPEAKVRIDAEIARTEQEVTRGLMYRTSMPEYRGMLFRMPRREEQIFWMRNTCISLDMLFLDDDGTIVGILENVPILNEAQRTVHKPSRYVLELNGGFSKAHGLRAGMKAILPQ; from the coding sequence ATGCGTCGCTCGGTCTCCCGCACTCTCGTCGTCGTCTCGATCGCGGCCCTCACCGTCGCGTGCCGAAGGTCCCCCGAGGAGCTGCCCCCCGCGCCCGTCGAGACGTCGGTCGCGCCCAAGGTCGTGGCGGCCCCCGCGCCATCTCCGGTCGACACGACCAGCCCGAAGGTCGCCGAGGGCCCTTCGGTTCCCGGTTGCCCCAAGGACCCCGATCCGCCGAGCGTCCCGACCCTGCGGCCCATCGAGATCCCCGAGGCGAAGGTGCGCATCGACGCCGAGATCGCCCGCACCGAGCAGGAGGTCACGCGCGGGCTCATGTACCGCACGAGCATGCCCGAGTACCGAGGCATGCTCTTCCGCATGCCTCGCCGCGAGGAGCAGATCTTCTGGATGCGGAATACATGCATCTCGCTCGACATGCTCTTCCTCGACGACGACGGCACCATCGTCGGCATCCTCGAGAACGTGCCGATCTTGAACGAGGCGCAGCGGACGGTGCACAAGCCCTCGCGCTACGTGCTCGAGCTGAACGGGGGCTTCTCCAAGGCCCACGGGCTGCGGGCGGGGATGAAGGCGATCCTGCCGCAGTAG
- a CDS encoding peptidylprolyl isomerase, translating to MRSSVSFVLVTVSVFLVACSKSAPPEITSVHADPAVAPAAASANVAQPGQGQAAPAKGGDPLGGRFALADALRDITGTGALLATIDTSKGSLTCKLFEDKAPVTVANFVGLATGKRPWKDPTSDAWVTKPAYDGTTFHRIIKGFMVQGGDARGNGTGEAGYVIKDEIWEGARHDRAGLLCMANRGPNTNSAQFFITDDKAAHLDGGYTIFGECAPVDVVHAIASVPVLGERPASPVHIKKVTVAREKPAAAPVK from the coding sequence ATGCGCTCTTCGGTGTCTTTCGTCCTCGTCACGGTGTCGGTGTTCCTCGTCGCGTGCTCCAAGTCGGCCCCGCCCGAGATCACGAGCGTGCACGCCGATCCCGCCGTCGCTCCGGCTGCTGCGAGCGCGAACGTCGCCCAGCCGGGCCAAGGTCAGGCTGCGCCGGCGAAGGGCGGAGATCCGCTCGGCGGCAGGTTCGCCCTCGCGGACGCCCTCCGCGACATCACGGGCACGGGCGCGCTCCTCGCAACGATCGACACGAGCAAAGGCTCGCTCACCTGCAAGCTCTTCGAGGACAAGGCGCCCGTCACGGTGGCGAACTTCGTCGGCCTCGCGACCGGAAAACGCCCCTGGAAAGACCCGACGAGCGACGCGTGGGTGACGAAGCCTGCCTACGACGGAACCACCTTCCATCGCATCATCAAGGGCTTCATGGTCCAAGGCGGCGACGCACGAGGGAACGGGACCGGTGAGGCCGGGTACGTCATCAAGGACGAGATCTGGGAGGGGGCGCGCCACGACCGCGCCGGCCTCTTGTGCATGGCGAACCGCGGCCCCAACACGAACAGCGCGCAGTTCTTCATCACCGACGACAAGGCCGCTCACCTCGACGGCGGGTACACCATCTTCGGCGAGTGCGCCCCCGTCGACGTCGTGCACGCGATCGCCTCGGTGCCGGTGCTCGGCGAGCGCCCGGCCTCGCCCGTGCACATCAAGAAGGTCACCGTCGCGCGTGAAAAGCCCGCGGCGGCGCCTGTAAAATAG
- the tadA gene encoding Flp pilus assembly complex ATPase component TadA — MFAIIISEKGGPERREAYDKSEINVGRVQGNDLMLPKGNVSKHHARLLFRDGRFIVTDLKSTNGTYVNGKKIAQATVVREGDKIFIGDFVIRLEGAQDVAGAPPPASDGPHDESTLARERDPNPPPLAPPMASPAPPPQGPSMPRPAANGPAVTLKASTHPPGARPVPGRSEAPVVQQAEEADDSEIHKPRPMGLAAGGPPPPRQHTMPLNQVAPLAPQMLRGPGAAGGPPPLPSEVQAPGAPQGLSPSPTQQPPPAARRNSTPPARPEPAAPPPARAAQPSMPPPRENAPPAVPAGARETIAREAPLALREASIPPPNRAKSVAPPPPVNSAKTEALASLAGRVAQAIDLGPLKLSASVPDALAKRVEAVAREQAKALMSEGALAGVDGEALSRDLVSELVGLGPIGAMLDDEDIVEIHAQRYDRVVVTRGSSSSAAESAFSSDEGVVRVLRRLCELASQPLGENETVVERRLPNGAMVLGVLPPVSKNAVISVRKKRTLEVSFDHLARQNTLSRPMCVFLEAVVAGRLNALVVGPSSADLPSFVAAFVHASGPYERVAIAEDNEEIVSAQAQVASFRRGHDGVAAAARTRPDRLVLPRVGGPSIGAMFDAIGDGCEGLVAGFAASSLKNGLSRLATQLVLQRPGLGAEAARELVAESFDTFVEVGSSPDGRRRVLRVSEVSTDAKGFSTRDVFAFNETDSSFSPSGIVPKAASELGARGVKLDGSVFKRAAK; from the coding sequence ATGTTCGCGATCATCATCAGCGAGAAGGGCGGCCCCGAGCGCCGCGAGGCCTACGACAAGAGCGAGATCAACGTAGGTCGTGTCCAAGGCAACGACCTCATGTTGCCGAAGGGCAACGTCTCGAAGCATCACGCTCGGCTGCTCTTCCGGGACGGCCGCTTCATCGTCACGGACCTCAAGAGCACCAACGGCACCTACGTCAACGGGAAGAAGATCGCCCAGGCGACCGTGGTCCGCGAGGGCGACAAGATCTTCATCGGCGACTTCGTGATTCGCCTCGAGGGCGCGCAAGACGTGGCGGGAGCGCCGCCACCCGCGTCCGATGGCCCTCACGACGAGAGCACGCTTGCGCGTGAGCGGGACCCGAACCCTCCGCCGCTCGCCCCTCCGATGGCATCGCCGGCCCCGCCTCCGCAAGGTCCCTCGATGCCGAGGCCGGCCGCCAACGGTCCGGCCGTCACGCTGAAGGCCTCCACGCATCCCCCAGGCGCGAGGCCGGTCCCGGGGCGCAGTGAGGCCCCAGTGGTCCAGCAGGCCGAGGAGGCCGACGACAGCGAGATCCACAAGCCGCGCCCGATGGGCCTGGCCGCCGGCGGGCCTCCACCCCCGCGCCAGCACACGATGCCACTGAACCAGGTGGCCCCGCTCGCGCCCCAAATGCTGCGAGGTCCTGGCGCCGCCGGTGGGCCGCCGCCGCTCCCCTCGGAGGTCCAAGCGCCCGGTGCGCCCCAAGGCCTCTCTCCTTCGCCTACGCAACAGCCTCCGCCCGCCGCGCGTCGGAACTCGACGCCTCCTGCTCGGCCCGAGCCCGCAGCCCCTCCGCCTGCGCGAGCGGCTCAGCCCTCGATGCCCCCGCCGCGAGAGAACGCGCCGCCCGCGGTGCCAGCCGGCGCCCGGGAGACGATCGCGCGCGAAGCCCCGCTCGCGCTCCGTGAGGCTTCCATTCCGCCTCCGAACCGCGCGAAGAGCGTCGCTCCGCCTCCGCCCGTCAACTCGGCCAAGACCGAGGCGCTCGCGAGCCTCGCGGGCCGCGTCGCGCAGGCGATCGACCTCGGGCCCTTGAAGCTCTCGGCCAGCGTGCCCGACGCCCTCGCCAAGCGTGTCGAGGCCGTGGCGCGCGAACAGGCCAAGGCGCTCATGTCCGAAGGCGCGCTCGCCGGGGTCGACGGCGAGGCGCTCTCCCGCGATCTCGTCTCGGAGCTCGTCGGTCTCGGGCCGATCGGCGCCATGCTCGACGACGAGGACATCGTCGAGATCCACGCGCAGCGGTACGACCGTGTCGTCGTCACCCGCGGCTCCTCGAGCTCGGCAGCCGAGAGCGCCTTCTCGTCCGACGAGGGCGTCGTCCGCGTGCTTCGCCGGCTCTGCGAGCTCGCCTCCCAGCCGCTCGGCGAAAACGAGACGGTCGTCGAGCGAAGGCTCCCGAACGGCGCGATGGTGCTCGGGGTCCTCCCGCCCGTGTCGAAGAACGCCGTGATCTCGGTGCGCAAGAAGCGCACCCTCGAGGTCTCGTTCGACCACCTCGCCCGCCAAAACACGCTCTCGAGGCCCATGTGCGTGTTCCTCGAGGCCGTCGTGGCGGGGAGGCTCAACGCGCTCGTCGTCGGCCCTTCGTCGGCCGATTTGCCGTCGTTCGTGGCGGCGTTCGTGCACGCCTCGGGGCCGTACGAGCGCGTCGCGATCGCCGAGGACAACGAAGAGATCGTGTCCGCTCAAGCGCAGGTCGCGTCGTTCCGCCGCGGGCACGACGGGGTCGCTGCGGCGGCGCGCACGCGTCCCGATCGCCTCGTGCTCCCGCGCGTCGGAGGGCCCTCGATCGGCGCCATGTTCGACGCGATCGGGGACGGGTGCGAAGGGCTCGTCGCGGGCTTCGCGGCGAGCAGCTTGAAAAATGGTCTGTCGCGCTTGGCGACGCAGCTCGTGCTCCAGCGGCCTGGGCTCGGCGCCGAGGCGGCTCGAGAGCTCGTCGCCGAGTCGTTCGACACGTTCGTCGAGGTGGGCTCGTCTCCCGATGGCCGTCGCCGGGTGCTGCGCGTCTCCGAGGTGTCGACCGACGCGAAGGGTTTCTCGACGCGCGACGTCTTCGCCTTCAACGAGACCGACTCGAGCTTCTCGCCGTCGGGCATCGTCCCGAAGGCCGCGTCGGAGCTGGGCGCACGTGGCGTCAAGCTCGATGGCTCGGTCTTCAAGCGAGCCGCCAAGTAG
- the alaS gene encoding alanine--tRNA ligase, whose amino-acid sequence MLTLQGSQVRASFLDFFKGKGHAVVPSANLVPQNDPTLMFTAAGMVQFKDVFTGKETRGYTRATSSQKCIRISGKHNDLENVGVTARHHTFFEMLGNFSFGDYFKDDAIAYAWELLTKVWEIPKERLVITVFGGENGIAADDEARAIWRKVTGFSDERIIGMGAKDNFWSAGDTGPCGPCTEIHYFTGDGEATLGTFGDEPGPDGIGWMEIWNLVFMQFDRKQTADGFAMTPLPKPCVDTGAGLERVTSVLQGKRSNYDSDLLRALVARASELAKKPYGATLSDDDVSMRVIADHARTTAFLIAEGVFPDRGDREYVLRRVMRRAIRHGHRLGIKEPFLHDVALRVVETMGETYPELVERKNVIADVTQQEEVRFRETIDRGLRILDDEIVALRGRGSSTLAGDVAFKLYDTYGFPLDLTEVIAKERSLEVDKAGYESALEEQKKRSEGSKVGDKAKDDVWLSLKEELTRAGSESTVFVGYEEDKASGKVLALVKDGARVARASEGDEVDVVLDRTAFYAESGGQVGDTGELSTEGATLRVSDTQKAIGATFAHRAKVVRGALAVGDTVLGTVDTKARAETRRNHSATHLLHYALRAVLGEQATQKGSLVGPSRLRFDFSHGRAVSAEEITKIEALVNAKVLENAKVVTEVLPIAEAKARGATAMFGEKYGDVVRVLTMTSDSVELCGGTHARATGDIGLFKVVSESGVAAGVRRIEAVTGEGALAYVQKLESEVRSAAQVLKAQPHELTEKLEKLTQASRALEKELAEAKRKLAFAGGGGAGEGGKGGGLDDLAARATTRSFGKVLAAKVVAPDGAVLREMAEKVRDKLGDAIVLLGAENAGKAQLVVTVSKGLVGRFRAGDLIKPVAQIVGGSGGGRPDMAQAGGTETQKLDEALKKLDELTAE is encoded by the coding sequence ATGCTCACTCTGCAAGGCTCCCAGGTTCGCGCGTCTTTCCTCGACTTTTTCAAGGGCAAGGGCCACGCCGTCGTGCCCTCGGCGAACCTCGTCCCGCAGAACGACCCGACGCTCATGTTCACGGCCGCGGGCATGGTCCAGTTCAAGGACGTGTTCACCGGCAAAGAGACGCGCGGCTACACCCGCGCCACCTCCAGCCAGAAGTGCATCCGCATCTCGGGCAAGCACAACGACCTCGAGAACGTCGGCGTCACCGCGCGCCACCACACGTTCTTCGAAATGCTCGGGAATTTCAGCTTCGGGGACTACTTCAAGGACGACGCGATCGCGTACGCGTGGGAGCTGCTCACCAAGGTCTGGGAGATCCCGAAGGAGCGCCTCGTCATCACCGTCTTCGGGGGCGAGAACGGCATCGCCGCCGACGACGAAGCGCGGGCGATTTGGCGCAAGGTGACCGGCTTCTCCGACGAGCGCATCATCGGCATGGGCGCGAAGGACAATTTCTGGTCCGCGGGCGACACCGGCCCCTGCGGCCCGTGCACCGAGATCCACTATTTCACCGGCGACGGCGAGGCCACCCTCGGCACCTTCGGCGACGAGCCCGGCCCCGACGGCATCGGCTGGATGGAGATCTGGAACCTCGTCTTCATGCAGTTCGACCGCAAACAGACGGCGGACGGCTTCGCGATGACCCCGCTCCCGAAGCCTTGCGTCGACACGGGCGCCGGGCTCGAGCGTGTCACGAGCGTGCTCCAGGGCAAGCGCTCCAACTACGACTCCGACCTCCTCCGCGCCCTCGTCGCGCGGGCGTCCGAGCTCGCCAAGAAGCCCTACGGCGCGACCCTCTCGGACGACGACGTCTCCATGCGCGTCATCGCCGACCACGCGCGCACCACGGCGTTCCTCATCGCCGAGGGCGTCTTCCCCGACCGCGGCGACCGCGAGTACGTGCTCCGCCGTGTCATGCGGCGCGCCATTCGGCACGGGCACAGGCTCGGCATCAAGGAGCCCTTTTTGCACGACGTCGCGCTGCGTGTCGTCGAGACCATGGGCGAGACGTATCCCGAGCTCGTCGAGCGCAAGAACGTCATCGCCGACGTCACGCAGCAGGAAGAGGTCCGCTTCCGCGAGACCATCGATCGCGGGCTCCGCATCCTCGACGACGAGATCGTCGCGCTCCGCGGCCGCGGCTCGAGCACGCTCGCGGGGGACGTCGCCTTCAAGCTCTACGACACGTACGGCTTCCCTCTCGATCTCACCGAGGTGATCGCGAAGGAGCGCTCGCTCGAGGTCGACAAGGCCGGCTACGAGTCCGCCCTCGAAGAGCAGAAGAAGCGCAGCGAGGGCTCGAAGGTCGGCGACAAGGCCAAGGACGACGTCTGGCTCTCGCTCAAAGAAGAGCTCACGCGCGCGGGCTCCGAGTCGACCGTCTTCGTGGGGTACGAGGAGGACAAGGCGAGCGGCAAGGTGCTCGCGCTCGTGAAGGACGGGGCCCGCGTGGCGCGCGCCTCCGAGGGCGACGAGGTCGACGTCGTGCTCGATCGCACCGCGTTCTACGCCGAGTCGGGCGGCCAGGTCGGCGACACGGGCGAGCTCTCGACCGAAGGCGCGACCCTCCGCGTCTCCGACACCCAGAAGGCGATCGGCGCGACGTTCGCTCACCGCGCGAAGGTCGTGCGTGGCGCGCTCGCCGTCGGCGACACCGTGCTCGGGACGGTCGACACGAAGGCCCGCGCCGAGACCCGCCGCAACCACTCGGCGACGCACCTCCTCCACTACGCGCTCCGGGCCGTGCTCGGGGAGCAGGCCACGCAGAAGGGCTCGCTCGTCGGGCCGTCGCGCCTAAGGTTCGACTTCTCCCATGGCCGTGCGGTGAGCGCGGAGGAGATCACCAAGATCGAGGCCTTGGTGAACGCCAAGGTCCTCGAGAACGCGAAGGTCGTGACCGAGGTGCTGCCGATCGCCGAAGCGAAGGCGCGCGGGGCGACGGCGATGTTCGGCGAGAAGTACGGCGATGTGGTCCGTGTCCTCACCATGACGTCGGACTCGGTGGAGCTCTGCGGCGGCACGCACGCGCGCGCGACGGGCGACATCGGGCTCTTCAAGGTCGTGTCCGAGTCCGGCGTCGCCGCGGGTGTACGCCGCATCGAGGCGGTGACCGGAGAGGGCGCGCTAGCCTACGTGCAGAAGCTCGAGAGCGAGGTGCGGTCGGCCGCGCAGGTGCTGAAGGCCCAGCCCCACGAGCTCACCGAGAAGCTCGAGAAGCTCACGCAGGCGTCGCGCGCGCTCGAAAAGGAGCTCGCCGAGGCCAAGCGCAAGCTCGCCTTCGCGGGCGGTGGAGGGGCAGGCGAGGGAGGCAAGGGCGGTGGCCTCGACGACCTCGCGGCCCGCGCGACGACGCGTTCGTTCGGGAAGGTGCTCGCCGCCAAGGTGGTCGCCCCCGACGGCGCCGTCCTGCGCGAGATGGCCGAGAAGGTCCGCGACAAGCTCGGCGACGCGATCGTGCTGCTCGGCGCCGAGAACGCCGGCAAGGCCCAGCTCGTGGTGACCGTGTCGAAGGGGCTCGTCGGCCGCTTCCGCGCGGGCGATCTCATCAAGCCCGTGGCGCAGATCGTCGGCGGCTCGGGTGGTGGCCGCCCCGACATGGCCCAGGCGGGCGGGACCGAGACGCAGAAGCTCGACGAGGCGTTGAAGAAGCTCGACGAGCTCACCGCCGAGTAG
- a CDS encoding hydroxymethylglutaryl-CoA lyase yields the protein MANFTGHGPSLASDPGLFGGAPAEVSIYEVSPRDGLQNERITVALPDKIRLVSALVSAGLRRIEATSFVSPKWIPQLADADDLLRELGRPPNVVYSALCPNSRGLERARAAHVQEIAVFVSASETHNKKNVNASIAQSLAGFEDTVGPALAAGMRVRAYVSCVWGCPYEGDVPIEASIRIAEKLFGLGCYQVSLGDTIGCGTPRQTERVMRAALAALPLEAVAMHMHDTRGTALANVLVGLELGVRHFDASVGGLGGCPYAPGAAGNVATEDLVYLLEGMGVRTGVDLELLVQAGKVAESIVGHALPGKVHKAGTRSLRV from the coding sequence ATGGCGAATTTTACCGGACACGGGCCCTCCCTTGCCTCCGACCCCGGTCTCTTCGGGGGTGCGCCCGCCGAGGTGTCGATCTACGAGGTCTCCCCCCGCGACGGCCTCCAGAACGAGCGCATCACGGTCGCCTTGCCCGACAAAATCCGGCTCGTGAGCGCGCTGGTCTCGGCCGGGCTCCGCCGCATCGAGGCCACGAGCTTCGTGTCCCCGAAGTGGATCCCCCAGCTCGCCGACGCCGACGACTTGCTCCGCGAGCTCGGTCGACCCCCGAACGTCGTGTACTCGGCCCTCTGCCCGAACTCCCGTGGCCTCGAGCGCGCGCGCGCGGCCCACGTCCAGGAGATCGCGGTCTTCGTCAGCGCGAGCGAGACGCACAACAAGAAGAACGTCAACGCGTCGATCGCCCAGTCGCTCGCCGGCTTCGAGGACACCGTCGGCCCCGCGCTCGCGGCGGGCATGCGTGTCCGCGCGTACGTCTCGTGCGTGTGGGGGTGCCCCTACGAGGGCGACGTGCCCATCGAGGCCTCCATTCGAATCGCCGAAAAGCTATTCGGTCTCGGATGTTACCAGGTGTCTCTCGGTGACACGATCGGGTGTGGGACGCCGCGTCAAACCGAACGTGTGATGCGGGCGGCCCTCGCTGCCCTCCCGCTGGAGGCGGTCGCCATGCACATGCACGACACGAGGGGCACGGCGCTCGCGAACGTGCTCGTCGGCCTCGAGCTCGGCGTCCGGCACTTCGACGCGTCGGTGGGCGGGCTCGGCGGGTGCCCGTACGCGCCGGGGGCCGCGGGGAACGTCGCCACGGAGGACCTCGTGTACCTGCTCGAGGGCATGGGCGTCCGCACGGGCGTCGATCTCGAGCTGCTCGTCCAGGCGGGAAAGGTCGCCGAGAGCATCGTCGGCCATGCGCTTCCCGGAAAGGTCCACAAGGCGGGCACGCGCTCGCTCCGGGTGTGA
- a CDS encoding HEAT repeat domain-containing protein, protein MSGHPSHHAPPQKPSGRFAAVLLGALFVGMVVAPLESTAQSQPNGDNRVRIVQLLQLGRSHGPNARAELEKSLGDPSESVRIAAVTGLGALGDVGAVRALEARAAVEPQASVRQRITDTISKLKRSSLDSAKFVVQLGNMTNVTTVRNSQLPDVMRAAAKTHAAHLKGAVVVEGPGDALLQKASEKHLPVLVLDGQLSKLSRADGAGNVTYAAQVEFVVRKAPSQVLKGTFHGGAAGSDSSKALESTKRLAELQGEVVSGAVESALRGAEHGLAEASR, encoded by the coding sequence ATGTCAGGGCACCCGTCGCATCACGCGCCTCCGCAGAAGCCGAGCGGCCGCTTCGCCGCTGTCCTTCTTGGCGCGCTCTTCGTCGGCATGGTGGTCGCTCCGCTCGAGTCGACCGCCCAGTCGCAGCCCAACGGCGACAACCGTGTCCGCATCGTCCAACTCCTCCAACTGGGCCGTTCGCACGGCCCGAACGCCCGCGCCGAGCTGGAGAAGAGCCTCGGGGATCCGTCCGAGTCGGTCCGCATCGCGGCCGTGACCGGCCTCGGGGCGCTCGGGGACGTCGGCGCGGTGCGCGCGCTCGAGGCCCGCGCCGCCGTCGAGCCCCAGGCGTCCGTGCGTCAACGCATCACGGACACGATCTCCAAGCTCAAACGCTCGAGCCTCGACTCGGCCAAGTTCGTCGTCCAGCTCGGCAACATGACGAACGTCACCACCGTGAGGAACTCGCAGCTCCCCGACGTGATGCGCGCGGCCGCGAAGACCCACGCCGCTCACCTCAAAGGCGCGGTCGTGGTCGAAGGCCCCGGCGACGCGCTCCTGCAGAAGGCCTCCGAGAAACACCTCCCCGTGCTCGTGCTCGACGGCCAACTGTCCAAGCTCTCGCGCGCCGACGGCGCGGGCAACGTGACCTACGCCGCGCAGGTCGAGTTCGTGGTCCGGAAGGCGCCGAGCCAGGTCCTCAAAGGGACGTTCCACGGCGGCGCCGCGGGCAGCGACTCGTCCAAGGCGCTCGAGAGCACGAAGCGTCTCGCCGAGCTCCAGGGCGAGGTCGTCAGCGGCGCCGTGGAGAGCGCGCTCCGCGGGGCCGAGCACGGCCTCGCCGAAGCGAGCCGCTGA
- a CDS encoding glycosyltransferase family 4 protein has product MSSRPRVLFVSKPIAPPWHDGSKNLVRDVAENLVDAVPTVMTTEAFSEANDLRPFVRVEPVYREGGGFSPALFANARVLSRLLRGEPHDLWHFVFAPNPASSAAALFAKRFRRALGFRGPVVQTIASAPRSFDGVARLVFGDRVVALSEWTRGRLVGAGVKGVPIEVIPPCARAPEVPAEADVEALRQKHGLFGKVVLYPGDIEHSRGARNVVSAFPGMLSRHPDVTLVLACRKKTPRAEGAERELSDAIARAGLSSKVRFVGEVASMPTLLAASDVVAFPVDDLYGKVDVPLVLLEALALGVPMVVAGGGPLEALGDAAHVVPLGDDEALAHAVVTLFSPDARARAAEAGKELHRARFSPEVVGRAHDRLYADALGGGAPRSG; this is encoded by the coding sequence GTGAGCTCTCGCCCCCGCGTCCTCTTCGTGTCGAAGCCGATCGCCCCGCCGTGGCACGACGGCTCCAAGAACCTCGTGCGCGACGTCGCCGAAAACCTCGTCGACGCCGTGCCCACCGTGATGACGACCGAGGCGTTCTCCGAAGCGAACGACCTTCGGCCCTTCGTGCGCGTCGAGCCCGTCTACCGCGAGGGCGGGGGGTTCTCTCCGGCCCTCTTCGCCAACGCACGCGTGCTCTCCCGGCTCCTTCGAGGCGAGCCCCACGACCTCTGGCACTTCGTCTTCGCGCCGAACCCGGCGTCCTCCGCGGCCGCCCTCTTCGCGAAGCGGTTTCGACGGGCGCTCGGCTTTCGGGGCCCCGTGGTCCAAACGATCGCGAGCGCCCCTCGTTCGTTCGACGGGGTCGCGCGCCTCGTCTTCGGCGACCGCGTCGTCGCGCTCAGCGAGTGGACGCGCGGCAGGCTCGTCGGCGCCGGGGTGAAGGGGGTCCCCATCGAGGTCATTCCGCCGTGCGCGCGCGCCCCCGAGGTGCCCGCGGAGGCGGACGTCGAGGCGCTCCGGCAGAAACACGGCCTCTTCGGAAAAGTCGTTCTTTATCCAGGGGATATCGAACACTCACGTGGCGCTCGCAACGTGGTCTCGGCGTTCCCGGGCATGCTCTCGCGGCACCCCGACGTGACGCTCGTGCTCGCGTGCCGCAAGAAGACGCCTCGCGCCGAGGGCGCCGAGCGAGAGCTCTCGGACGCGATCGCACGCGCCGGGCTCTCGTCGAAGGTGCGCTTCGTGGGCGAGGTCGCCTCCATGCCCACGCTGCTCGCGGCCTCCGACGTCGTGGCGTTCCCCGTCGACGACCTGTACGGCAAGGTCGACGTGCCTCTCGTGCTCCTCGAGGCGCTCGCGCTCGGTGTCCCGATGGTGGTCGCTGGCGGCGGGCCCCTCGAGGCGCTCGGCGACGCGGCCCATGTGGTCCCCCTCGGAGACGACGAGGCGCTCGCCCATGCCGTCGTCACGCTCTTTTCGCCCGACGCGCGGGCCCGCGCCGCCGAGGCCGGGAAGGAGCTCCATCGTGCGCGCTTTTCCCCCGAGGTGGTTGGGCGGGCCCACGACCGGCTCTACGCGGACGCGCTCGGTGGCGGGGCGCCGCGATCGGGCTGA